The Sparus aurata chromosome 10, fSpaAur1.1, whole genome shotgun sequence genome includes the window GGGACctaatttgtagcaatttacatgttttaaacacTGTTTATTTAACATGATTTGTTGAAGTAGTTTAATGCTGCTGCACTGTGAATTTCTTGATGAAGGATCTCagagtccaaaggatgtgactttatgcatgTTCTCGTGTGCCTCTCTCCACTCCGCTCACATAAATGACTGACTTctaacacaacacagaagttccacagagtacctttaaaggagaacttcggccatttttaactcatattcctgttgatcgaggttatcgagtgctgtcagtaggaaaagtaacgtgaattttttgcacaatattgaccagatatcaggatggcagctaaagcgaacctatgggggcagacatccttaagtttcactttcgattatgtctgcccccataggtttgctttagctgccgttctgatactcagtaaatattgtgccaaaagttctcgttatttttcctaatgacagcactcggtaatctcaatcaacagggatatgggttaaaaacggccgaagttctcctttaagcaaAAGGACCTTAAAAAACCTTCAAATTCAATGGTTTCAGACACtgaaatttgaaaatgtacTGTTTTTCTAAGTGTTATGGTAGAAAACTTTAAACTGTTGTGCATTTTCACTATTTTATAGACTTTTATAAattatctgacattttataggcCAAACAATTAATCAAGGCAAAACAATGTGTGTAACAAAGCCCAGTACAACACAGTTTTTAACTacaacaataatgaaaacatatcATTGAATTAACACCTCTCTGACTGAATATCCATCTGAAGGTAGAATTTATGTCAGGGCTGATTGATTGGATCAGGTTGTATGAGTGTTACTAATAAAGTGGTAATTGAGTGTTTAGTTGATTTCAAACAGTTTGAAATTATGATTTCTATCAGCATACCTAATAATGTGGCCAGTGAGTGTAtgccagaattttttttttaattgaaactGGGATCTACAATTAGACAAATTATTTAAATCACTTTGTTAAACCAGCTTTATAATTTTCTTCATATCAGTCAACTGTTGGCTCATCTCTTCGTATCAGgcttattaaaaaaataatacctaaattaatacatgttttctgtttttcaggacAGCTCATACTGATGTAATGTCTGAGAGATTTGTCAGCTGCTCCAAAGAGCAAAACCACCGACTGCAACATCCTATAGGAGGACACCATGTAAGTTAATGGCAGTGAGGATTCTGGATTGAGGGGATGAATTGAATTGGCATCACAAGGCAAGAGCCAATCAGTACTGAATGAGAACTAATGGGCTGTCCATGCTGGCAAAAGCATGCCAACTGCAAAAGGTAAAGGTAGCCCACTGCCCCACCGCTACCGGCCTGCCTCAGAATATGATGATGCCACCCTCGCCCAAAAGAGAGAATACTGGAGAACGAAGAAACGAGAGCAGAGGGCCCGACTGTCAGAGCGGAGAAGGAAGCCAACACAAGACAGTCATGGGAAAAGGCTCCTCCGTCTAAATGCCTCTGCAGCGGTGAATTCCTGTGTTactttctctcctcctgtgcAGAATAATGATGAGTCACACAAAAGTGCCAACCTCTCTTCTGCATCACAGACTGGAAATACAGTGGGGGACAGCTCAGTTAAAGCCACTGAAAGCCAAAAGGAGAGATGGCTCGAGACAATGGAACTCAACAAGGTCTTGTCTAATTTGCCAGCATCATGTTCCTTCTCAGCCAAAGCTGCTGGGAGTGACACAGCCACAGCGAAACGCCTAACGGCAAGGGGTGCTGTGTGCAGAGCTGTTACCTCACCCACACCCAGTGGAACCCAGCTGAACACCAGTTCCTCAGTGCCTCCAGTCAGACTGACCAGAATTACCAATGGCAGCTCCGCTAAAACAACACCTCAGCCATGTGTGTCTATGCAGGGAGCAACAGTCCCCAAAATGCAACAGAAGGCACAAGTTGCATTCCGCACCCAGTCCAAACTCCCACCCACCAATGTTACCACAGGTATGATCCTTGTGTCTTCTCCATGTGTCCCTGTTTCTGTTAAGACAGAGGGCAAAGCGGCAAACACTACACCTCACAGTGGAAGAAAGAGTGCCTTGGTCACCTCTCAGAGGGCTAAAGGTATTATCAACTCACAACCTTTGCtggagtctgaggaggagagagcagcCAAGCGCAGAGAGCACTGGCGGATTAAAAAACGAGAGCAGAGAGCAAAGATGGCAGCTCAATTAGCTAAGACCAGAGAGAGGATGCGTGGCACGGAGATAATGTCACAGAGGCTGACAGCACAAAAAACAGGAACAGTTGGTGCCACGACTCTTCAGCATCTTCAATCTCAGGCGTTTTGGACAGGTCAGAAGCAGTGTCCTTCTCGAGGCAGAACTTCATTTGCACCAACCAAAAGGGAAAATTATAGACTGCAAAGTAGGGCAGCAAGTTTAGCTCCAGTTAACCTGCAGACAGATCAGAAAGCCATCACACCAACTTCTGTGAAAAAGCCAAGGGAGTCCCAGAGAAAGCTTCCTAGTTATGTGCATCTTTCTAATGTTTTCCGAGGGATTGCACGGTGTAAAACACCTAGACAGAGTTtcgtggaagtccagaggaattTCATGATTCAAAGAAGTATCAGATGTAAATCTCCGTTGCTTGCTTCAGTCATTGGTACCAGAAATATCCCCAAAATTGACCCCAATGACACACCTGAGCAGATAATAGCCAAACGGCGAGAGTACTGGAGGATTAAAAAGCGTGAACAGCGAGCTAAGCTATCAATGGAAATGAAGGCTCGGTTGAAGGAGAAGGACTCCCTGACGCGAAGAGTTAAACGCTACCAGAAAATTctagaggagatgaggagggcTCGAGCGCTGACGCAGTCAACAGGAAGCATGATCACACATGCCTCTGAGACCATTGGAGGTTTTATCAAAGAGGATGGGACAGTGACCATTAACATTCCCCAGGCTCCTACAGATCACTACACAGCAGCACCACACAAAAGTGAAGAGGAACTTGAAGTAGTTTGTAATAATCCCCCCACTACAAAACCTCAGCCTCAACCTGGTTCTAAACGGAGAAATATTGCTCCCATTCGTGTAAACCATCCCCCTCCACTCCGCCCAGCTCAGGTGAAAGACTCTTTTCCTCTCCCTGCACAGTCCATCAACAAGCCTCCAAGACAACTGGCAATCAGACCAAGGCCTCAACTTGAAAGCACAACTGTTCCTAGTTCACACTCATTAGCAATCCAGTCTATAGGTCAGCTCACTCTTACTCATCCTCAAACCCCTCAAAACATTGTTTCTGGAGAATCAACTGCAGGGCCCAACATTGGTGGCTGTGTCATGAAAATGGCAGTCTCAAGTAGCACACCATCAGTGCTCTGTCTGGATCCAGacctgacagaggaggagaggatggcaAGGAAGAGGGAGTACTGGAGAATAAAGAAGCGTGAGCAGAGAGCGGCTCGTGCTGCTCGACTGAAGCAAGGTGTCCTCCAAGCAAGGGCCAGTGCAGCCTTACAGAGGAGGAAGGCCCAGAGGCAGGTAGCAGCAAGCACTGTAACGCTTGGAAAGAGGTTCACTAACCATGCAGGAAATACGCAACCTCTCCCCAACAACAGTGTGCCTATTACTTCACATGCAAGTGAGATAAAACAAGAGACTGACTCTATGCCAGCAACTGACCTAAATTCTCAACCAGAACAAGCCATCTGTCCAGATATCAAACCCCCAACCTCCCCATCACCACCTCCAGCGCCTCAGCCCGAGTCTGACCCAGCTCTGAATGCAGACAGCCAAGCTACCACGCTGCTAGCCGTGGCCTCTATGAAAAAACTCCTGGAGGAATCACTCAGTACAGTGTCAGAATGTAAGAGTGAGCAAACTGACATTAAAATAGAGTCATCAGAAGAGGCTTCAGAGCCAGAGATGAAGGGAAATTTACCTCAGCTCTTTTTTGAAAAGGATGAGGTGCCTCCTATTGCTGCTGACTTGACGCTGGAGATAAAAAGCTGGCAATCCGACACAGATGCTTTAGTTCAAGCAGGTTCACCAAGCCTTCATCTGACGGACTCACCACAAACTAGAGAGACACCTCCACTGCCTCCCACCTCTGAAGAGGTAGTCCTGCATCACACCTGTGAGCACTCATCCCAAACCCCTTCTAAATTCATAGTAAATCTCACGGAAGTCTCTGATGGCCCATCATCACAACGCAGAACCCAGAGGCTTCGCAACAAGAAAATAGGTCATCAAAACTGCTGCTCGCCTGAGCCACCAAAGCTACATCACTTACCCATGGGTCAACTGCAAccccaaaaacaacactgtaaaGAACATTGTCAGGCACAAGAACAATGCCAAAACAACAGTTTGCCTTCAGCACAAATACATCTCAGTGATGTGATGGAGCACAGTGGCTTGACCAGcctgcagaggaagagggaaTACTGGAAGCTGATGAAGAGGCAGCAAAGGGCCAGGTTAAAGGAAAGGCAGACAGGAAGACAAGGAGAATCCACCAGTCGACATCCCCAGAAAAACATCCAGGTGATGTGACACATGGAGATAATGTTCATTGTATATCATGTTGAAGGTTCTCAGTAATCCAGGTCATGATAATTCTAGGTGCTATATTgcaggcaactggacttgttttagtttcttgaagatgttgcACCTCATCCAAaaagcttcttcagttctaaacATCTGCAACATGTAGATGCTGATAGCAAGTAGCCAACATGAACAAAGAAATACAGTACTGTTTGATCTGAGAGAAAGACTGTGAGAGGGAGTCAGGGTAGGTGGGCAAAGTTTAGAAGAAGCAACAATTAAAGACTATATATGTTTGCTAAGCCTAGCCTTACATCAGCTTTTGCAATTTCACCTctatcaaaaaacacaacacatgatgTGAAGTTTTTGTCAAATGTGAGCATGTCatcatgtgaattacaatacaTGACAATAAGTAGAGTCCGTTTGAAAGACCCACTGATGTGTTATCCACAACCCTTTTCAAACTATATTTTAATGggtttttggttatttttttcaaaaagtagTTCACAGGACTTAGTCATGTAAAGCCATCAATGCTATTGGTCCAGgttcagaagaaaataaaacagtcaaattatatacaaagtagaaaaaaacattgaataataactattcagtgttttccaaTATTTTTCACATGTCTCATAGAGAATGTCCTGAGACATGCTACTGAACGGTAAAAGACAGTTCCATAATGTAATATTCTTGAATTAATTCTATCCATTCAGAGTTTGTTAAAAAAGTCTTTGCTCAGGCATTTCCTTGTTATTGCATTTTTACTAGCTGCTAGTTGTAGTAAATTTctgttctgctttttctgccaAGTTGGTACATTACCCAAATATATAACTGTAGCTCTGAGCTGGTAATGGATCTGATCTCTGTTACCACATCTCAGAAACATTAGGACACTCAAAAATTTGATCGTGAACTGCAGACATGTTACCAAACATTCTCCAACATTATTCAGGTTTGTtactttgtgactttgtgaaacTATGGGGTTACATAAAACATATCTGATGCCAGTAGTATAAGAAAACATAGTAAGCCCTTACAGGCTCCATACACTCAAAACTGGGGTGTTTTCTATCgtctcaaaacatttttggctggtgacctttaaaataaatcaccaaATAATAAAGATGCTAGATTGATGATGTAGAATGATTTACAAATTTCCGACAAAACCCAATGAGACCCTTCATTCTTTTACACTAGTTGGATTATGCTAAAGATATCATCTTATCATCAGATTTGGCAGCCTATGTCTAATTTGTTTTTAGGCCCAAAGAGTTCAGGACTTGTAGCCAGTGCCCTCTCCAGCTGAAACCTGAATCATTACTCTGCAAACCTCTGTCTGGCATTTGACACGTGTACAGCGTAGAGGAGTGTGAATAGAAGAGAtagagatgaagaggagtgtgacgggggggggggggcggcggcGGCAAACCCTAAGCCAGGGGCaaacatacatgtacattttttggAAAGATTATTTGCCGTAGTAACTGAGCTGAATCAtttgttcatgttgtgttgttatCTTTCAGGCTCCAGGTCTCATTATTATCAGCACTGTTAATGCTGTAAATCCTCCAGCAAAACCAGCCCTCCAGCCCAAGCCATCTAATGCTTCTCTGACTGCAGTGACTAGTATCCCAACGGTCCTGGTCGTTAGCCCTACAACTTGTAATGCTGAACGGTCACCTGACACTCTCCAGGTCAAACTGCCCATCACCAATGTTTCCTGTTCAGCCACAAGtgagcaaaacaaaatgaatgctgGGCCTTCACAGACCGAGTCTGAATATCTTGGAGCGCCAGAGAATCGGCAACAAGCCATGCCAGGACCAGCAAAGTGGGCTACAGGAAGCAGTGATGAAGACGCAGCTACCTGCCTCCCCACTCTGAAGCCCCCAGATAACCCATTGTCCAGCATCAACCTGCAACCCATTGAACCCCCTGGGCAAACTCCAACTTCCACTCTCAGTCCAATAAAAATCCCTTGTGACCAACTTCAGGACCCCACACATCTGATACAAACTCTCACCAAGCTAACACCTCTAAGTACCATGGTTCCACCAAAGCCCATCCCAGGTGAGTCAGATGAGGATTTTCTGAAGAGGAAACGGGAGTACTGGAGGATAAAAAAGAAGGAGCAGAGAGCCAGGAAGGCCATTCGGGATAAGGGAAATACCCCAAGGAGAGCCTCCAACAACTGGAGGCCCATCCTGCCTGCCCAGGATATAGAGACACAGGTGAGAGCTGCACAGGTATATAAAACACCTTGTTTCATGGTTCACAGGTACTGTCTTATTATAAAATTCATATTAAATGAAGAATGCAGATTAGTCATAATGTAATGAAGATGATTGTAATGATTTAAGCATCAAGTCTCTCTATTAtcctcaaaacacacaaataagcCTTCATACAGAGTTagaaaaacagggagaagacagagaaacagagaccaAACCATTGCAAGATCACGGTAATACAACATTCAAATTTATGTTTTCTAGTGAAAAGTAAGCTAAAACTAAGACTATTTTTTCCTGTTGCCTCAGAATAAGTTTTAGgctttagtttttttgtgtttttcttttttttacagtatcCCAGAatagacaaaccaaacactgaagggtcttttgtgtttttatgttattaGCGGCCACCCTAGGGTagggtgagacgaggggtgttcagttggttgcagtctGCTACCTCACTGCTAGATTTAAATTGTTAGATGgcactaaatccttcacactgggtctttaaattaaatatctATGTGTTGTCACACGTCTAGGTAATGCAATCTCTCTGATGAAATCTCTACACATCTATAAAATTACATGATtataatttaactttttgttttccatcaaATGACTTCTAAGAGATGGAATCATCAAAGCACAACAAAGACAGctacaaagacacagaaacagaagagtTCCACCTCTACCTGCACTGTCTCAGCGTACCTCAGCATCACTTTGACATCTTCGAGTTGGTGGCTGATATTGTAGACAGTCATGATTATACTGATATGCTTATTTTATGTCTCATAATGTTCATTATGTTCATCAATGCATACAGTTGATGGTACTTTTTAACACAGGAACTGGATAGGGCTAATTTTTGACAATAGGTGTAAAAAGTAACCATAGGTCCATGTGTCATGTACTAAATTCCTCAGGTAATATACAGTCCTGCTCACCATTTTTGGCACCCCTTCATTTTTTTGCATAACCTCTACAATCTCTCTTCAGAAATAAATGGAAATGTAcgaactttatatcatcaagaTCTTTTAATTGGAGGTGCAAAGTAATTTAACaaagaaattgttttttcaatttACATATTGTAATTtcaaagatgaaaaagaaaaaaaacagcatgtgcAGCAATAATGGCACACCCTTTGGCAGTGACCAAACATTTCTTCTAGCTATCTATAAGTTTCTTGCACTTCTCAGCTGgtattttctccctctctttctttgcaTAATGTTCAAGCTCTTGAACTCTTGCAGGTTTCTTTTCCCCAATGGCAGATTTCAGCTAATACCAAAGATTTTCAATTGGATtgaggccccgtccagacgacaacgccgttttgcgaaaacgcacatgtattgcatcgttttggccgaccgtccatacggatcctgaaaacgcagcgcctgaaaacgcacttttttgaaaacgggtctcagggtggaggaatccgaaaacgcagccctcccgttttcatgtggacggcgaatccgcatactttccaaaacgatgacgccatcgccccaccccgcgacgtcccataacaacaacaacaacaacaatggcggcctacatgctcgtgttcgtgctgctgaagatattgagcctttcttgcaacttacatgccttgtagttgagtgtgagtcgtagcagcagttcgacctcgttaccggtccacacaaacgattctggtttccttgcactagccattttcatcttcttgctgtgttcggtttctccgtctactgtctgtttacagcgcgcaagcttgatgcgcatgctccgtgtcttcttctccgtttttggtgaatgtcaagcgccacctattggcctggaatatgaactacagcgttttctgtcgttttcagtgaagacgtgtggacgcaaatattcttaaaacgatgacgaggaagacggagaaaaaaaagatcgttttcacccgtgtggacggcccctgaGATTAGGACTCATTGCTGGCCATTTTAAAACAGtccattttttccttttcaaccATTTCTGTGTGCTTTTAGATATGTACTTTGGGTCTTTGTCTTGCTGGAGGACCCATGCTCTTTGACTCAAACCAAGTTTTCCACACTGGGTAGAACATTTCACCCTAAAATCTCTTGATAATTTTCTGATTTCATGATTCCTGTGATACGGTCAAGGCCTCCGGTACCAGATGcagcaaagcagccccacaGCATTATGGATCCTCCACCATACTTAACTGTTGATAGGGTGTTCTTTTCCTTGAAGGCTTCATTGCGCTGTCTGTAAACAAACTGTTGGTGTGCATTGACAAAAAGCTCtatttttgtttaatctgtccacagaacattttccCGGAATTGTGGTTTGTCCAGGTACTCTTTGGCAAAGATTAGTcgttccttttttctgttttttttttaaactttatttttcttcagtcAATAAAAACAggtacacaaatacaaaaacacaagaacacaagGGGGGTAAACACTACTTTGTCACATACAGGTGCCATTTTGTCCATCTTACAGTATATAGCTCTGTTTTAATTCGTAGACTGTAGATCATTTGTTCCATTGACTGAATTTCTTCAACATTGTCCAGCCAGTGGCTCAGTCCAGGTGGGTCAGTTCTCAGCCAACTTCTTGTAATGGCAGTCTTAGCCGCAAGAGATAGGATCTTGAACAGGTTTATGTCTTCTTTACCTATTACATTGTCTGGTATCAGTCCTAGGTACATATACCGGGGCTCATTAGGAACATTATATCCAAAAATTTGACTATTTTAATACATGACCAAAATATATGAGAGTGGCTGGCATTCAGTTGCCCACATTGTCTCCAACAGTATTGTTGTTGACCTAATTGTTTAGTCGTTCCTTTTTATGTCTTTTCCTCAGCATTCGTGTCTTCATTGGCCTTCGCCCATGAAGCCCTGTTTGGTTTAGTGTGCGGTGTATGGTACTTGTTGAAACCATGACCCCAGACTGTTCCAGGTTGGCCTTCAGGTCTTTGGATGTttgatgtgggttttttttttaaccattcgCACCAACCTTCGAAGACATCTCTCCTCATTTTTTCTCTTCCCCCCCACGTCCAGGGAGGTTCTTGACAGTCCCAAACTTGGCAAACTTCTTAATAACATTATGCATTGTTGAAACAGGGATACCAAGGTCTTTGGAGATGGCCTTGTACCCTTTGAAGGTCTTGTGTTTGCTAATTATCGCACTTCTGATGTCCTCAGACAGTTCCTTTGTCTTCACCATTGTGACAAAGGAACAGGGGATAACAGATGCCTTTTTAAAACACGGGAGATATGTCACATGGGCACAGACAATTTATCCCAGGGATTCTCATTTGTGATTTACCACAGGTGAGTCACAATGTGTTTCCATACTGATTTACAGCAAAGGGTGCCAATACCAGTGACACAGTAAGCTTTAAGTGTTTCTATTTTTCCTCTCATGGTTTATTGTTTAAAATAGTTGTTTATCATTTGCTTTTTTGTATCAAACACAAGCTCTCTAtagaaaagaaatgtttcacttgatacattttttttcagaagaTATTCCACATTATGTACTCAAACTTCATGGGTGCCATTAATGGTGAGCAGGACTGTataatattgtttgtttgtttgacaagGCAATATTTTTcctcaaactttttttctctctcataaTCCCTGCAGGATTCTGGTCAGTGGGTGAGCTCCTCTGAGGAGTCAGAACATTTAATAAGGTTTGAAATTTGATCAGCTTCTTTAAAGATTTCTCTGCTTCCAGCTCAATGTAGAATAATAACAAATATGACCATTATTTCTCTTTCATAGCACTTCAGCAGACACTGACCTGGAATCCTTTAAATATCCAGAATACACAGCGCCACTAGAAGGTGCAGTATCAGCTATGCCATTTTAAACACAATAGAAGGAATAGTTGATTGGAAATATTGGCTCAAAACCTTACCCCTCTCCACTGTCTCTTCAGATGAGTCAGATCTTCTGTTCGCTGGCTATGAGAATAATAATGGTGAAGATGATCCTGTCTCAGTCACTGTGTGGAGGAACCACTACCTCATGGACTATGATCCGCTCAACCAGCTGCTGGTGTGCATGGTGTGTGGGGAGCTGCAGTACTCACACAACCTGGATGGAGTGAGGGCCCACATTGACGAGGCCCACCCAGACACCCTTATGATGGACCCTGGGGAGAAACAGGGAATCCTGGAGGCCTGGGACGAGCAGGTATCCCAGCGAGAGCGCTTCTTCACCAGCCAGCTACAACAGCACAGCGGGGCGCTGGCAGGTACAGTATGATTGCAAAGATAGCTGTTAAAGTATTGTCACTACATATGGTGGCTCAAGAAGTGAACAGAATGCCAGTATAAGTATAAAACACCAGGACCCAATAGTTTTGCTGCTGTAGTATTGGTCCGGAGAAAAATACAGCAACAACCACTGGATGCATTGATCATGAAGTTCTTTTTAGTGCAACTGTGCAACCTTTGAAACAAGAAATAACGAATTGTCCTTAATTGAGCAATGTGTAAGATATGGCTagaatttttgtttaaacatttttttaaaaatgagctATCAGTGTAACCTTATCAActgagtgtgaagaaacaactaTTAACATTATGTCAAAGCCTTCTCAACTGTGTTTAAGTTGGCATACTAATGTTGTTTCTGGGCCGTCTTCATCCAAGGTGTTGGTGTGTAGTTTAGTGATAAAAGAATCTGTGAAGGCAAGGCTGGGttgaatgatagagcaatctttattgaaacagatctcaagcctgcaTCCAAACCAGTGTGGCCGCACCCGGTGTTCCCAATATCTGGCAAAGTTCTGCCTAAGGCTTTGCCTCTGCTCTACCAGAAAGCCTCTCAAGCCTTCGATCTGGGAAATCTACAACTAATCACCTAACCTTCTCTGCCTGTGcgggcctttttaaagtctttttaaTGCTCCAACCATCTGGCATGAGGGCCAAACTCAGTTTTAGTACCCTGTAGGGGCCTCGTCCACCAGCtaacatttaacacacacacagagctgattaatGATGGACATTTAAACCCAACACCAGCCACATTCCTTAAATCACAAAAGGAGAAGCAACCTGTCACAGTTAAATCACAGCTCAGAATGTGTAGCCGTACAGACACCTCACTAACAGGCAAGCCATGGCCCGTCCTGTGTCTTAATAGAAATATTTCCTGTAatacaacaaccacaacaggagctctgatagcccctgtagcttcagctgggagatgtaaAAGCTTAGTCTAATGAGTAAACCAAGTAGACTCAAAATATGAAGAAAGGAATTATTTTTACACCCGTTCTCCTTactgaacaaaaaaatacaaccaCACACTGTCTGAATCCTGACTACTATAATCATACATAAGAGGCcacttgctaacagcagctcgTCAAAGATTGCTACAGCAAAGAGCATAGTGAGCAGCAGGTAATGGTAATGCTACCCCCTATAACTATGGGGGCTACCTTTGATTTCCGACTATTTCTCACAAAGTTTAATTGATAAGCAGGATCACCGACCATTGTTAAATTCTAATACAGCCTTGTTTGCTCTGCTATGACCAGTGGTTTATAATGGATAATGTTAGCTAATTTTAACAAACTTTAGATATTACGTTTCTGACTGTTAGGAGTCTGTTTGCTGACTTTATCACTCTCCACTACTTACGCTACTgcaacaatacattttaaaatgtcacagaTTATCGGATGACTTTTACACTAAAGTAAACCAATAAGTAAACACACTgtaactttttaaaaacctgaatTGAGAAGCCAGTTTGTGTGAACACTTAGGCACAATAATCTCTGAACGCTGTGATGTGTTCGTTTAAAGTTTATTTGCTGAACAATAGTTTTTATACACATCTAGCTGACTCAgcgcaacattagcattcatatGGAGTTGTTTTGCAGTGCAGGTTCTAGCTCAGTTAAAACGTTTTAGTTACAGAAGTTACATAGACCCACTTTGATGGTCCCCAGATCCTCCAGCCTTTCTCCCAGCACCaccatcagatcagattttcCCTTTGTACATTGTATATCAAAATCTGAGGGAAATTGACATGAATTAATAGAGCACATTCATACTCCCCAGGGACTGAacccttttttcattttggaaacTCTGTGAGTTTTCTCCAGCACCACCCTTCAGACCATTGTAGGGAGCTGAATATTTTATTGTCTAACAGGCAAATGGCCGGGAAATTTGCTGAGCTCACCCAAGCTCCGAAAAGGGattttgagacttttttttttctaagacgATATTGCCTGCCCAGTGATGCCTCAAAAAAGTGATATCTTCTTCTTAGCCTGTTTCATT containing:
- the LOC115589642 gene encoding uncharacterized protein LOC115589642 isoform X3, whose product is MPTAKGKGSPLPHRYRPASEYDDATLAQKREYWRTKKREQRARLSERRRKPTQDSHGKRLLRLNASAAVNSCVTFSPPVQNNDESHKSANLSSASQTGNTVGDSSVKATESQKERWLETMELNKVLSNLPASCSFSAKAAGSDTATAKRLTARGAVCRAVTSPTPSGTQLNTSSSVPPVRLTRITNGSSAKTTPQPCVSMQGATVPKMQQKAQVAFRTQSKLPPTNVTTGMILVSSPCVPVSVKTEGKAANTTPHSGRKSALVTSQRAKGIINSQPLLESEEERAAKRREHWRIKKREQRAKMAAQLAKTRERMRGTEIMSQRLTAQKTGTVGATTLQHLQSQAFWTGQKQCPSRGRTSFAPTKRENYRLQSRAASLAPVNLQTDQKAITPTSVKKPRESQRKLPSYVHLSNVFRGIARCKTPRQSFVEVQRNFMIQRSIRCKSPLLASVIGTRNIPKIDPNDTPEQIIAKRREYWRIKKREQRAKLSMEMKARLKEKDSLTRRVKRYQKILEEMRRARALTQSTGSMITHASETIGGFIKEDGTVTINIPQAPTDHYTAAPHKSEEELEVVCNNPPTTKPQPQPGSKRRNIAPIRVNHPPPLRPAQVKDSFPLPAQSINKPPRQLAIRPRPQLESTTVPSSHSLAIQSIGQLTLTHPQTPQNIVSGESTAGPNIGGCVMKMAVSSSTPSVLCLDPDLTEEERMARKREYWRIKKREQRAARAARLKQGVLQARASAALQRRKAQRQVAASTVTLGKRFTNHAGNTQPLPNNSVPITSHASEIKQETDSMPATDLNSQPEQAICPDIKPPTSPSPPPAPQPESDPALNADSQATTLLAVASMKKLLEESLSTVSECKSEQTDIKIESSEEASEPEMKGNLPQLFFEKDEVPPIAADLTLEIKSWQSDTDALVQAGSPSLHLTDSPQTRETPPLPPTSEEVVLHHTCEHSSQTPSKFIVNLTEVSDGPSSQRRTQRLRNKKIGHQNCCSPEPPKLHHLPMGQLQPQKQHCKEHCQAQEQCQNNSLPSAQIHLSDVMEHSGLTSLQRKREYWKLMKRQQRARLKERQTGRQGESTSRHPQKNIQAPGLIIISTVNAVNPPAKPALQPKPSNASLTAVTSIPTVLVVSPTTCNAERSPDTLQVKLPITNVSCSATSEQNKMNAGPSQTESEYLGAPENRQQAMPGPAKWATGSSDEDAATCLPTLKPPDNPLSSINLQPIEPPGQTPTSTLSPIKIPCDQLQDPTHLIQTLTKLTPLSTMVPPKPIPGESDEDFLKRKREYWRIKKKEQRARKAIRDKGNTPRRASNNWRPILPAQDIETQDSGQWVSSSEESEHLISTSADTDLESFKYPEYTAPLEDESDLLFAGYENNNGEDDPVSVTVWRNHYLMDYDPLNQLLVCMVCGELQYSHNLDGVRAHIDEAHPDTLMMDPGEKQGILEAWDEQVSQRERFFTSQLQQHSGALADPSTPQALASNKKHTTETE